The following is a genomic window from Nymphaea colorata isolate Beijing-Zhang1983 chromosome 3, ASM883128v2, whole genome shotgun sequence.
CAAGTTGATCTTCGAGCTTATCATGCATGTTTCTCATTCAGCATGTCACATCCTGCTTCTAATGTGTTTACTTTTTCCTTCACTTGAGCATTTTCTTTGCGAAGTTCTCTATTGCCTGGACTGGCATCAGAAAACTGCAAAGGGCTTACACCTGGCCCCATTGTCTGTTCCCGACTATCTTGATCTTCCCCCATCTCCTGACATAGCACATCATCGTGTCCAGGTGCATCAGATACTCCTTGAGGTCAGctagcaaatatatatatatatatatatatacacacacacacgcacacacaagatgtcaataaaaaaatatcaacactTACAATAACGGTTGGTCTCCGAATTAGAAGAAATGGCATTATTGCTGGTTCGAGTAGCAATGAAGACCTGAAAACTAAACATTGGAATAAATAGTTTTTTCATGTAATTTAGTTATAGTTCAATATATTCAAATTAATTCTTTATGAatccttaaaatttaaaatgacaATTTACCAGTGTTGCCATAAATCTTGCAAAGCTCTATGTGGCGGTGGTGTCTTGGTATTTTTGCTTTGCACATGCTTGTGTGAAGCAGGAATAAGCCAAGGGGTGGGGCATTACAGCTCAAGGTTTTACATTGCTGGTGAGAAGCAAAGTCTCTCGTCCTGGGCACAATGTCTTGAGTAAtgaatcaaagaagaagaagaagaagaagaagaagaagaagaagaagaagaagaggaagaaagtttTGCATTGGTATCTTTGAGTTTCGTCAATTATCCATTACATAGGAACGGCTTTTGAAGTCTGACATTCATGTTCTACAGTATAGTTTATGTAGAAACATAGTCCATATTGTCTCATAAATAAGTGAACACCATTGTTAAATCTAAATTGTTCATGTACTCATCGAACAAATGAAAGAGATGTCTAACATGGAGTTAATTAATCAGTTTGCATTATGAAGCATGTTCTGAAAAGCAGGAAGATGGTGGAAATTCAAGATGCTTAAACAATGCATATACTTGGAAAATTACCATGATTCAACATCAGATCTGTTTTGAcgaccttgaattttgattcaataataaaaaaaaatctacaaaaaaaattgcacctcaaactagaattggaatgacAATTCCAGTTCTGCTTTTACTTTGTGTTTGATAATcaggaattttgattccagaattgaaaatgatgtgtttgatcaAACACGAATTAAACttctagaattgatgaattaaaaccatatGTTTTAAAGAGAGactaaaaaattctaaaattatgGAATCATAACTCCATCCCCTAAGGTAGAATCACAATTTTAGTATTTTGATTCAAGGATAAGTCCAtcattctgaaatcaaaattctttgctTGATAACACAAGtctcatttcattaaaaatgataattttaattttaaaattccacAATGCCGGCCTCATCAAATACCCTCTTAAGGAAAGTCATTCCCACCTTAGAGGAGACAAATCAAGAAGTAAATCTCAAAAGTTGGCAAGACTAGTGTTAACTCAAAAATTGAGGGATGTATTTTATCTTTCCCTTGCTGTACTTTGTATCTCTTGTGCAATCATCTACGTATGTATTCTACCCAAAATCTCCATATATATCTCTAGTGTGACTCATTTAATCTTAATACAAAAATTCGTATAGTTCTCCTTCCATTACTGTTTGCTCTTTAAAGGGAAATCAACAAGCATACTGAAGATGACTGCATGGACCCTACAGTTCTCTAGTATCTCTAACAAGGACAAAACGATTTGATATATGAAAGCGGTACATAAACTCTATCAAAAATTCCCAACTTGTAAGAAAAAACCAATCTGGAGAATTGTGTTTGTGTACATCAGGGTACATATAAAGAGCCAACTTAGGATGCATGAGGAGCTTTTTTGTAGTATATGAATACAAACAGCTCGGTTGATGAAGGTTTCACGGCGACATGGGGCTGAAAGTCAGGTCAGTaacttgtaaaaaatattattataatgTGGGTGAACAGATGGGTGTGTAAAAGCCACCTAGACACGCACGCTGATCATGCACTCCTTATGCCATAATTCACGATTAAAGCTCATAAATATAGAAGATGTAGCAGAAAAATACGCGGAGGTGCCTTTTCTCGAAACACGGAAGTTGTACGTGGCCAAAAATCGAAGTGGAAAAATATCAGATCCACTTTCTCATTTCCGCACAAAAGTAAGCTTCTTAGCTAAGGACACAAGATTCTGaacatgcttttcttcatgttaATAGTtaatattttcaacaattttaacAGAGGCCAACCCCCttttattttaaagttttatagGGGCGGAACTACAATGTTTGAAAAGATTAATAGGTAAAATTTAAATTTCGAAAACTTCAACAGGAAGGAGAGCCATGGCCTCCTCCTCTGGCCCTTTTGACAACATGGTGAGTCACATGGACAAGGATTGATGTTTTGTataggagttgtttgacaatAAGAACACTACATGAGTGTTCCTCAAAAAATTAAGGCACATTCGTGTAATACTAGTTCAGAACACTAGAACCTCGgactagtgtttcatgaataagaTTAGGAGTAACTAGTGTTATATGAATGTTTCTCAATTTTTATCGACGCAGCTCAAGACTCTAGAGGAAGGAAGaatggggggccttcgggcctcgCTTCGAGCGGTGGAATGatcctctcgctcacccgaatTCGtaggataaattcatgaaacattcacGTAATGTTTCTGTTACCAAAAAATCTCATAGAAGTGTCAAGAGTAAAGTACATGCAATCTAAAAATGTTTGATGTTTTGATATATGCACgaataatttgttttcttctttggcttGATGACTCAAGATGGTCACAACTTCGATGCTAATGTCTACGCACTGGGCAGCCATGTTGTAGCtggtgtgagcaattgcccatGCCACTAAATTTACATGGTCTTCATATAAcaactttattaattttttattttttatattctttattaaagtttgaaatttaaacttaaaagatcttttaatcaaaattttttaacttcGCCACTGTGTTACTCTGGCTCACAGAAAAAGGTTAGCGAAATCATGAAACAGATGCTAATGTGAAGCGTGCCAGCCGCTTGCTCAACTAGCTCGCTATATATACCAACCGGGCTTTGGAGGCGTATGATTATTCTATTATCCTCAACAATATattatgtctctctctccttagtcaTGACTTGTTGTCTTTACTTGaatttaacttttatttttctgttgaaaAGTACACAGATAGAAATTAATCCCGCATGGAAGAGATGCATCTCTAATCCATGCATGACTTTGGGCTTCCAAGAGCTCGCCGATTGCTTGGGAAGTTAGCGGCGTGTCCGGAAATTTAGGTAAGGCCGGACATGCACGAACTTAAACGCAACTCctgtgttaaaaaaaaagaaaaaaaaaagtaggatcCACAAATTCAAGTTTACAAGAAGGAAGGCCTTTCTCGGGATTGAAGAAGCCATGAACATGAAGGATGGCCTTTCTCGGGATTGAAGAAGCCATGAACATGAAGGATGGCCTTTCTCGGGATTGAAGAAGCCATGAACATGAGATTATCCCGAAGAAACTATGCACCTATAAGAAAGCGCCATTCTCTTGGTAGATGCACCAAGTGCcggctaatatatatatatatatatatatatatatatatatatatatatatatgagagagagagtgagtgagtgtGCACACGAATGTGTGCTCTCATCCACTAAAACATTCAACttatgatgatatatatatgtgtgtgcgcgCCCGCTCTCATCCACTAAAACATCCAACTTGCGTTATTGATGAAGTTAACTTAGAAATCTTTATCCCATGTCCTGCTTCATCTAGCTACAGTTGAAAGTAAATCTTCCAATATAAGTCGCGTAAACATTTAAAAGTAATCAAATGTTGATTGTTGAATATTAGAGAAGCAGGAACCTGGGTACGAAAAAAGGCTTAGTACTTTACAGCTTCTTTTATCGATGGTGTTTGACCCAGCTGTCATagaaatttaattaattaaggAGAAAGTTGATTTGCATCGCTACTCCTGTAAACTTTTCTCAAGGTAATCGTACGTATTAGACTTTATTAGCTAAACTGGCTAGAGGTTACATTAGTAGTTCAGATGGACAGAAGCCACTTGAAGAAAGGTCCAAGTCGTCgatcatttctttgttttcaggGTTTAAAGTTGTTTCTAGACTCGAGTAAACTCATAGTACACTCATCAATTAGAATGTCATGTTACAAATGGTGTTCATGACAATCGAATTAGTAACTAGGCTCTCACTACACCGTATCAACTACACTATGCTCCTCTGAGTTAAAGGTTGCATTATTAGTTGCCAAAACACTATCGACAATTAATTTTGTAGGACATCAACCAATTTAAATTGTCATATTATTTTTGTGAAGCTGTCTAGGCACTTTGAATAATTAACCTACACATCTCGAAATGATCATTCTATTGTGAATgtcgttctttttcttttaattaaatgGATGATCGCATTCACCCAGTCAtcagtttttaaaacttaataTTAAGGCTGATTTCGCATTAAGCGGTATGACACCATATGCATAAATAGTAAATAATTTATCTACTTCTCTTATCCATTCTTCCCATTCATTACTTGTTGTGATACCATGTGCAAATTAATGAATTTAACTGCcggctctctttctctccgtAAAAGCGATCGATTGAGCTCGGCCATATAGATGGCCCGTCATAGATGGTAGTACTCATTAAAATCTGTTGACTTTTGAATAAGTTTTAGGGAAATTCTCGGAAGTACTCCTAAAGGTTTGTTAGTAATTAAAGCACCTGAACGTTCGATATTGTTGAAGAACACAACTAAGTTTTTAAGAGTTTTTGCAAAAATATTCATACGTATAAATAAATTGGCATTTTTAATAAATGAATAGCATATTGGCTGAAAAAACCTGCACTGTTTTCCTCAGTCCTTATAAAATCCTATATGAAAAGTAGAACATATATCTTTTGAGTTGATTATTAATGTTAGATACCAACCATACCTAGCTAGTTTTATAACTCTTTACTTTCCATTTCCGATGTCAATTtcttatgtttttatttatctCAAAGTCATTCTTAAGTAAATGGTCGGACTCCCTCTCTGATTGAATTTAACAGGGTTTGTTATCCAATTACTTAACGGTTTCTAATTTTAGAATGCATTTGTCCAAGTAAGAAAAAAACTGGAGATGGATCTGGcaagcttcaaaatgaaaggaCGGATCTGGAATATAGCTAATAAAATGAGGATGGTCATGGAAATTTTAATTTCGAAATTGAACTACTACTTTTTTTCATCGTTTTGACAAATTCATGTTTAGCCTGTTGAAATTATTAAGAGAAGCTTTGAAATTTTACCAAGAGAAACAATCTTTACCTTTAACTTAAAGATAATTCAggatataaataagaaaacagGAATGATTTTAGAAACTATACTATACAAAATTATTTACCTGCTATCTTTTTTCCATAAAACTAGCCGCAGGATGCATCTCCATGTTGAGAAAGCCTATAAATCATCCTAAAAACATGACTTCTTGCGACATAgatagaatttttaaaaaagtaagaGTATCAATCTTTCTGGCTGATAAACATATTtgagcataaaaaaaattataccatTCATTGGATTTTTGTTTATGAAGACTGATACATGCAGTGACAAACCTAACATTTTAATTCAGATCTCGTACTCGCAAGAGGGTTTAAGTCGGGCTTTTCCCCtcccaaatcaaaagaaaagggaaaagaaggatCACGTTGATTAATCTTAGTTTGGTTATATTTTAGAGGATGATTGAGTAGAAGGATGAAATAGTTCAATCCTTTGTGGAAGGAAGATGAACTTAAAAGTTAGAAtagtaaaaaaaagtttgaaaaatagGTAGTAAGGGATTATTATGAAAAAATGTTGACTATTATAATTGGCTTCAGCCGAGTGACCGCATGGTCCATAGGCGTTCAAATAGCCATCTTGCCGGATCTCCGCCTTCTCAATTGGCTCGAGATGTGTTCCGAATTGGTCTGCTTTCTCTAGTTAACTTTTTCTGTAGCTTAAActtcagagagaaagagagagagggaaggaggaggaggaaaatgAGAGAATCTTGGACTTCTTCCTATTCTTTGGCCTTCTTGGGTCCTTTCTTGGTAGTACTTGTGGTTGTCTTCATCGTCGAACCAGGCGACTCTTGGCTGGCATCAAAGCTTTCAACAAGACGTCCACCACCCTCCTCTTTTCCTTCATCGTTCTCAAACTCTTCTGGTCTAAGTTATTCATGGTCGCCACCTTTGGCTTTCCATGCGGGGGAAGAGATCGCACCAGAAGCACAAccccctttttctccttctccaaTTGCGCTTCCACCATCACCATATTTGGCTTTGCATGATGCAGCCTGGAGTCCTCTGCAGAGCCCAATTTCTTCTGTATCCCTTGAcaccttttctccttctttctcccCGCCACCCTCGAGCAACATGGGCCCCTTAGCTTCACAACTGGTGAGATTGGCAACTATATTGTATTGTTTGATTTCCATATTATGCAGGACTATGGGTGCTTTCGTATAGGCTATGAAAAGTGTCATCTGCACCATATTGCAGTAATTCTTACCTCATGATATCAAAATAATTGAGAATTCGAAAAGGTACTTTTGGCCTCATCTATCACTATTGTCCGGCGTGGCCAACGCcgatcttttaaaatttttttttcttttggggggGATTCAATTCTCCATTTCAGTTTGTGCTCTTGCTCGACGTATTGAGTCGCACCTTAAGCACTGAGAATATATGCTTCATGGTAACAGATGCGAAGCTTTCACCACTAAATCCTGCTTCTGTTGCCTTCACTATCTTGTATATATGGAAAGTGCAAGGAATCTGTCGAAGATTGTGCTATTTTTCTGTAGTTCTCGTAGACCATAATTGTAGTTGGTGTTGATCTTATTTGTTTCAGTTTTCCCGTGTCCTTTTGTTCTCTTTCAGACTGAACCAGAGGAGAATGCAAACGTGAACAGAGAAGACAACAACAGGAAGAGGAGATTCGATAAATTAAGCAAAGTTGAAGCATCTCTTGCTAGAGCTAGAACGGCCATCCGGAAGGCCGCCATGTATGGAAATCACACGCCCATAATGGATGCAGATTACACCCCCTGGGGACCAATTTACAGGAACCCGTTCAAGTTTCACAGGCAGGTTTTTCTACCAACTTTTGCACTGCGAAGTATGCATTCTCATTGGCGTAGAAGCAAACATATGAGATTGTTGCTTGCTTAAAATTTTACATCCCCCATCATTCCATGCATGTTAAGTTTTATCCATTTTAACAACTTTCCTGCTATCTAAATATTGAATTAAAGCCGTCTATTTGTTCAGAAGCTACATTGAAATGGAGAAAACGTTTAAGATCTATGTATACAAGGAAGGGGAGCCTCCGTTGGTTCATGATGGACCAAGCAGGAGCATATACTCTACGGAAGGTCGATTCATTCACGAGATGGACAAAGGAAACAGATTCGTTACAAATGATCCAGAAGAAGCTCATGctttctttcttcccttcaGTATAGTGAAAATGgtccatttcattttcatccGCCAGAGGCGTGACGCCAAGCCAATCAAGCGCTTCGTGGCCGATTACATCGACGTGATCTCCAAGAAATATGGGTATTGGGAGAGAAATCGTGGCGCAGATCATTTCATGGTTTCCTGCCATGATTGGGTAAGAGGACCTTGCTGCATTCCTTGCCCTGCTCGATTTCTGTTCTGTTTCTTCTCCGTGCCTCTTCTCGTGCTTTACTAATAATAATCCCCCTTCTCTTCCCCTGCATTATTCTACAGAAGAGAATTCAATCTATGCTTGGTGATTTTGGTTCGTCAAATGTTGATTTCTCAATTAAATGCAGGGGCCTATGTCGTCGAAAGCAAGCGCTTATCTGTACAACAACTCGATTCGAGTTCTCTGTAATGCCAACACCTCCGAAGGATTCAATCCGGCGAAAGACGCTTCGCTGCCGGAAATCAATATGAGAACCCATGACCTCACTCAGAAGGTTGTTGGGGGTCCCTCGCCCTCTCGCCGGCCAATCCTCGCTTTCTTCGCCGGAGGAATGCACGGCCCCATCCGGCCAGCCTTGTTGGAACATTGGAAGGGAAAAGATGCAGACGTCCAAGTCTACGAGTACCTGCCCAAGAAACTCGATTACTATGACCTCATGAAGAAGAGCAGGTATTGCCTCTGTCCATCTGGTTATGAAGTCGCAAGCCCAAGAATCGTGGAAGCTATCTACTTGGGATGCGTCCCAGTCATCCTCAAAGAGGGCTACGTTCTTCCATTCAGTGATGTGCTCAACTGGAAATCTTTTTCCGTCACCGTGCCGGTGTCGGAGATCAGAAACTTGAAGAAGATCTTGATGGGGATCTCGACGAGAAGGTACCTGACAATGCAGAGGAGGGTGAAGCTGGTGCAAAGGCACTTTCTTGTGAACAACCCACCGAAGAGATATGACATCTTCCACATGATTCTGCACTCTGTGTGGCTGAGAAGGCTTAACCAGCGGCCTCACATCGGCTTCAAGAACTGGACGCGCTTTTGATCTGAAAGCTTCCGAAGGTACAATGGTGTTCGGACTGGAGTCGACCATTTCCGCTGCAATATACAAACTGGGCTTGGGGCTCTGGAAGTTTTGTTGGGAGCTTAGTTTTTCTGAAAAGTGTTGTATGATTGTATCTCACGGTTTCAGCCAGCTGACAGCTAAAATCTTAGCCCATGGATAAAAGTGAATGGCTGtactctttcccttttttttcctaCTTTCTCAGTTAGAGTAGCAGTTGTATTATTTACAGGTAAGCATGGCAGACTCACTGCCCAGCAGCCGAAACCTAATCCAACCTTCCCAATTTCATCTCTTAGTCCCAATTTCATCTCTTAGATACGGAGTATATTTACATATCGGTGGGTGGCCTTGTAAGATTTGAAATGCCTACAATCTATttcgtaaaatttaaaaaattaatcttaCCTTCCATAATATGGCCAAAACTAAAGGCGGGCGGCCCTCTTGAAACCACCTTCCATGTTATGGCCATAAATGAGACCTGTGTGAAAGCCAACCCTGTAGGAGGGGCTTGACAGGAACAAGTTGAGAAGTTGCCTAGTCAAACATAAGGTACATGGGAAAATTCAAGCCCTTGAAAAATATACACATGCACACCCGGCTGCACCCTCTGGCTAAATGTTAAAACCAGATGTTACCACATGGCTAAATATTTACATGAAAGGCATCATGAATTATCATTAAAAACATCA
Proteins encoded in this region:
- the LOC116250950 gene encoding probable glycosyltransferase At5g03795: MGPLASQLTEPEENANVNREDNNRKRRFDKLSKVEASLARARTAIRKAAMYGNHTPIMDADYTPWGPIYRNPFKFHRSYIEMEKTFKIYVYKEGEPPLVHDGPSRSIYSTEGRFIHEMDKGNRFVTNDPEEAHAFFLPFSIVKMVHFIFIRQRRDAKPIKRFVADYIDVISKKYGYWERNRGADHFMVSCHDWGPMSSKASAYLYNNSIRVLCNANTSEGFNPAKDASLPEINMRTHDLTQKVVGGPSPSRRPILAFFAGGMHGPIRPALLEHWKGKDADVQVYEYLPKKLDYYDLMKKSRYCLCPSGYEVASPRIVEAIYLGCVPVILKEGYVLPFSDVLNWKSFSVTVPVSEIRNLKKILMGISTRRYLTMQRRVKLVQRHFLVNNPPKRYDIFHMILHSVWLRRLNQRPHIGFKNWTRF